The following proteins come from a genomic window of Varunaivibrio sulfuroxidans:
- a CDS encoding CHASE2 domain-containing protein — protein sequence MLNPRELETLRVKVFDAYQQAKPRAIPPANRQPAVIIDIDERSLAEVGQWPWSRTVLAKLVHNAFALGVGLVGFDIVFPEADRTSPGVLARTLQGLDPTTRKRLEGLPSNDRVLADEIRGKRVVLGQASFWGTLDKKDAPPPIRTSVAVRAPRGVQAQSFLKSIRTLVRNVPVIDKAAVGHGIFSLIPETDGIVRRVPLLFRHGGNIYPALSLEMLRVAFGRPTLLVTVGRFGVKNVGIAPVRQFPPKGLKVTTDSIGRAWPYFSKSDKSKYISAVDVLNGTVDAAKLRGKLALVGTSAVGLLDLRATPVDSVIPGVEIHAQMIETILGGNFLSRPTYMRSLEALLLLGSGLLMIWLVPLIGARWTLLLLVVIAGSSASGSWYLFAHKRMLFDVSYAVIATFLLYSFLTYMSYAREEAQRRQTRDAFSKYLSPDMVEAVAANPGKLKLGGDRRDMSILFCDVRGFTTISEQFDAVGLTALINKLLTPLTDQILKHKGTVDKYMGDCIMAFWNAPLDDPEHARNACISALVMLEEMGPLNARLEQEAKEEGRKHIPLKVGVGVNSGECVVGNMGSEQRFDYSVLGDSVNLASRLEGQSKNYGVRIVIGESTQKQVPDLAVIELDLIKVKGKNQAVRIFTLLGDESVAKINEFQSLKETCESMISAYRKQDWAAARDGLERARPSARYFDIEGLMDLYEERITAYERNSPPADWDGVFVATSK from the coding sequence ATGCTTAACCCCCGAGAGCTCGAAACGCTCAGGGTTAAGGTTTTCGACGCCTATCAGCAGGCGAAACCGCGCGCCATTCCACCGGCGAACCGCCAGCCCGCCGTGATCATCGATATCGACGAGCGCAGCTTGGCCGAAGTCGGTCAGTGGCCGTGGTCGCGCACCGTTCTTGCCAAACTGGTGCACAATGCATTCGCCTTGGGTGTCGGCTTGGTGGGATTCGATATCGTGTTTCCCGAGGCGGACCGGACCAGTCCGGGGGTCTTGGCGCGGACGCTGCAGGGGCTGGATCCCACCACGCGCAAACGGCTAGAGGGATTGCCCAGCAATGATCGCGTGCTGGCCGATGAGATCCGGGGCAAACGCGTCGTGCTCGGGCAGGCGAGCTTCTGGGGGACACTGGATAAGAAAGATGCGCCCCCACCCATTCGCACCTCCGTCGCCGTTCGCGCGCCGCGAGGCGTCCAGGCGCAATCCTTTCTCAAGAGCATCCGAACCCTGGTGCGCAACGTTCCGGTGATCGACAAGGCCGCCGTGGGGCACGGCATTTTTTCGTTGATCCCCGAAACCGACGGAATCGTCCGCCGGGTTCCGTTGTTGTTCCGCCATGGGGGCAACATATATCCCGCCCTTTCCTTGGAAATGTTGCGCGTCGCTTTCGGTCGTCCGACCTTGTTGGTGACGGTGGGGCGCTTTGGAGTCAAGAACGTCGGCATCGCGCCGGTGCGCCAGTTTCCGCCCAAGGGGTTGAAGGTCACCACCGATTCGATCGGTCGCGCGTGGCCGTATTTTTCCAAGTCGGATAAATCGAAATACATTTCCGCGGTCGATGTTCTGAACGGCACCGTCGATGCCGCGAAACTGCGCGGGAAACTGGCCCTTGTCGGGACATCCGCCGTGGGATTGCTCGATCTGCGGGCGACGCCGGTCGATTCCGTGATTCCGGGGGTGGAAATACACGCTCAGATGATCGAAACCATCCTCGGCGGTAATTTTCTGAGCCGTCCGACCTACATGCGCTCTTTGGAGGCCTTGTTGCTGCTCGGTAGCGGGTTGTTGATGATCTGGCTGGTGCCATTGATCGGCGCGCGCTGGACCTTGCTGTTGTTGGTGGTGATCGCCGGGTCCAGCGCCAGCGGGTCGTGGTACCTGTTCGCCCACAAGCGGATGCTGTTCGACGTGTCCTACGCGGTGATCGCGACGTTCTTGCTGTATTCTTTTTTGACCTACATGAGCTACGCCAGGGAGGAGGCCCAACGCCGCCAAACCCGCGACGCTTTTTCGAAATATCTGTCTCCGGATATGGTCGAGGCGGTGGCCGCCAACCCGGGCAAGCTGAAATTGGGCGGGGACCGGCGCGACATGTCGATCCTGTTTTGCGACGTGCGCGGGTTCACCACCATTTCCGAACAGTTCGACGCGGTCGGTCTGACGGCTTTGATCAATAAGTTGCTGACCCCGTTGACCGATCAGATCCTCAAGCACAAAGGCACCGTCGATAAGTACATGGGCGATTGCATCATGGCGTTTTGGAACGCGCCTTTGGACGATCCCGAGCATGCTCGCAATGCCTGCATATCCGCCCTGGTGATGCTTGAGGAAATGGGGCCGCTCAACGCGCGCCTGGAACAAGAGGCGAAAGAGGAGGGGCGCAAACATATTCCGTTGAAGGTCGGCGTCGGCGTCAACAGCGGCGAATGCGTGGTCGGCAACATGGGCTCCGAACAGCGCTTCGATTATTCGGTTCTCGGCGACAGCGTGAATTTAGCTTCGCGCCTGGAAGGGCAGAGTAAAAATTACGGCGTGCGTATCGTCATCGGTGAAAGCACGCAAAAACAGGTGCCGGACTTGGCGGTGATCGAACTGGACTTGATCAAAGTGAAGGGCAAAAATCAGGCGGTCCGCATTTTCACCCTTCTGGGTGACGAATCTGTGGCAAAAATTAATGAATTTCAGAGCCTTAAAGAAACTTGTGAAAGTATGATCTCGGCCTATCGCAAGCAGGATTGGGCGGCGGCGCGAGACGGACTTGAACGTGCGCGGCCATCCGCCCGGTATTTCGATATCGAGGGATTAATGGATCTTTACGAAGAGCGTATCACGGCCTACGAGAGAAATTCGCCGCCGGCCGATTGGGACGGCGTATTTGTCGCCACAAGCAAATAA
- a CDS encoding protein-L-isoaspartate O-methyltransferase family protein — protein sequence MDFSAARHNMVESQVRTNKVRDPLVLEAMETLPREKFVPERLQALAYMDEDISLGGGRVLMEPMVLARLLQAADVKAEDIALVVGCASGYEAAALSKLAATVVALESDKALADEAAHTLAALGLDTVAVVEGALPAGYPEQGPYDVIFINGGVAEVPAALRDQLADGGRMVYVALGARGGGQAVLANKQDGVLSQVDLFDAACPLLHDFANAPKFTF from the coding sequence ATGGATTTTTCCGCCGCACGCCACAACATGGTTGAAAGCCAAGTCCGCACCAACAAGGTCCGGGATCCCTTGGTTCTGGAGGCAATGGAAACCTTGCCTCGCGAAAAATTTGTTCCCGAACGCCTTCAGGCGCTCGCGTACATGGACGAAGATATTTCCCTCGGCGGCGGTCGCGTCCTTATGGAGCCGATGGTTTTGGCGCGCCTTCTCCAGGCGGCGGACGTCAAGGCGGAGGACATTGCCCTCGTCGTCGGATGCGCCAGCGGTTACGAAGCCGCCGCGCTGTCCAAACTTGCGGCGACCGTCGTCGCGCTGGAAAGCGATAAGGCGCTGGCCGACGAGGCGGCGCATACGCTGGCGGCGTTGGGATTGGACACCGTCGCCGTTGTCGAGGGAGCGTTGCCCGCGGGATACCCGGAGCAGGGTCCTTATGATGTGATTTTCATCAATGGCGGCGTGGCTGAGGTCCCGGCGGCGTTGCGCGATCAGTTGGCGGACGGCGGGCGCATGGTTTATGTCGCGTTAGGCGCGCGGGGAGGAGGGCAGGCCGTTCTGGCGAACAAGCAAGATGGCGTCCTTTCCCAGGTTGATTTATTCGATGCCGCGTGCCCCCTCTTGCATGATTTCGCGAACGCACCCAAATTCACTTTCTGA
- a CDS encoding GAF domain-containing protein has translation MTKTSAPKKPSSPARKQPESNGAPRRTPSTSALRLRRTEMLLDISHKMAALDTLDEVLLALVDIVTHETKAERGSLFLNDPSSGELYSRVAQGEDIREIRMLNDTGIAGWVFTSGEGRIVHDPYADPHFNRTIDEQTGFRTRNILCAPITTVRGEVIGVVQALNKQKGRFTKDDMALLEAMTTQACIALQNTQTIERMEKKRVQELEFLDIVADVTGEINLNALLQKVMGEATRMLGAERSTLFLNDDKTQELWSSVGEGLDQVQIRLPNHLGIAGSVYTSGQTVNIPHAYADLRFNPSFDKKTGFFTRSILCVPVVNKAGRVIGVTQCLNKRGGPFTGEDEQRLKAFTAQVSIGLENAKLFSDVQNMKNYNESMLQSMSNGVVTLDEDGRIVTCNAAGVAIFKAEDSAAIISKPADEFFSAPNDWVIEKIHKVDKTQISDITVDGELTFGGEKISVNLTVLPLISTDKNKLGAMIMIEDISAEKRMKSTMSRYMDPGVADQLLGQGENLLGGTATTATVLFSDIRSFTTITEELGAQGTVQLLNEYFTIMVDCISHEGGMLDKFIGDAIMAAFGIPIAHGDDEDRAVRAAIAMIVKLHEWNEVRIARGQRPIDHGIGLNTDTVVSGSIGSPKRMDYTIIGDGVNLAARLESACKQYSANLLISEFTFARLKGTYRIRDIDDVVVKGKTKPVRVYEVLDHHSEDTFPNAMELINHFKEGRTQYHKGNWDKAVKSFEQCLTINPRDGLSQTYIERCRHLKKDAPKDWRGIWVMSSK, from the coding sequence ATGACGAAAACATCGGCCCCGAAAAAACCCTCATCCCCCGCCCGGAAACAACCCGAATCAAACGGCGCGCCCAGACGCACGCCGTCAACGTCGGCGTTGCGCCTGCGCCGCACCGAAATGCTTCTCGACATTTCGCACAAAATGGCCGCGCTCGACACTCTAGACGAGGTCTTGCTCGCCCTCGTGGATATCGTCACCCACGAGACCAAGGCCGAACGGGGATCTCTTTTTCTCAATGACCCCAGCAGTGGAGAATTATATTCCCGCGTCGCCCAGGGCGAAGATATCCGCGAAATCCGCATGCTCAACGACACGGGGATCGCCGGGTGGGTGTTCACCTCGGGCGAGGGACGCATCGTCCACGATCCCTATGCCGACCCCCATTTCAATCGAACGATCGACGAGCAGACCGGTTTTCGCACCCGGAACATCTTGTGCGCCCCAATTACCACCGTCAGAGGCGAGGTGATTGGCGTCGTACAGGCCCTCAACAAGCAAAAAGGGCGCTTCACGAAAGACGACATGGCCTTGCTCGAAGCAATGACGACCCAGGCCTGTATCGCCCTGCAAAACACGCAAACCATCGAAAGAATGGAAAAAAAGAGAGTTCAGGAGTTGGAATTCCTGGACATCGTCGCCGACGTTACCGGCGAAATCAACCTCAACGCCCTGCTGCAAAAAGTCATGGGCGAAGCGACGCGCATGCTCGGCGCCGAACGCTCCACCCTGTTCTTGAACGACGACAAAACACAGGAACTGTGGTCTAGCGTCGGCGAAGGGTTGGACCAGGTGCAAATCCGCCTCCCCAACCACCTCGGCATTGCGGGCAGCGTCTACACCTCGGGGCAAACGGTCAATATCCCCCACGCCTACGCCGATCTGCGCTTCAATCCCAGCTTCGATAAAAAGACCGGGTTTTTCACCCGCTCCATTCTGTGCGTCCCGGTCGTCAATAAGGCGGGGCGGGTGATCGGCGTCACCCAATGCCTGAACAAACGCGGTGGGCCGTTCACCGGCGAGGACGAGCAGCGCCTCAAGGCGTTCACCGCCCAAGTTTCGATCGGGCTTGAAAACGCCAAGCTGTTCAGCGACGTGCAGAACATGAAGAACTATAACGAATCGATGTTGCAAAGCATGTCCAACGGCGTCGTCACGCTTGACGAGGACGGTCGCATCGTCACTTGCAACGCCGCCGGTGTCGCGATTTTCAAGGCCGAAGACAGCGCGGCGATCATCTCCAAGCCGGCGGATGAATTTTTCAGCGCTCCCAACGACTGGGTGATCGAGAAAATTCACAAGGTCGATAAAACCCAAATCAGCGACATCACCGTCGATGGCGAGTTAACCTTCGGCGGCGAAAAAATTTCCGTCAACCTGACCGTCCTCCCCCTGATCAGCACCGATAAAAATAAATTGGGCGCGATGATCATGATTGAGGACATCAGCGCCGAAAAACGCATGAAATCAACCATGTCACGCTATATGGATCCGGGTGTCGCCGATCAATTACTGGGGCAAGGTGAAAACCTGTTGGGCGGCACCGCCACCACGGCGACGGTGCTGTTTTCCGACATTCGCAGCTTCACCACCATCACCGAGGAATTGGGCGCTCAAGGCACCGTCCAATTGTTGAATGAGTATTTCACCATCATGGTCGATTGTATTTCCCATGAAGGTGGCATGCTCGACAAGTTCATCGGTGATGCGATCATGGCCGCGTTCGGCATCCCGATCGCCCACGGCGACGACGAGGACCGCGCCGTGCGCGCCGCGATTGCGATGATCGTCAAGCTTCACGAGTGGAACGAGGTGCGCATCGCCCGAGGGCAACGCCCCATCGATCACGGCATCGGACTTAACACCGACACCGTGGTTTCGGGCAGCATCGGCAGCCCCAAGCGGATGGATTACACGATCATCGGCGACGGCGTAAACCTGGCCGCGCGCCTGGAAAGCGCATGCAAGCAGTATTCGGCGAATTTGCTCATCAGCGAGTTCACCTTCGCGCGCCTCAAGGGCACCTATCGTATTCGCGATATCGACGATGTCGTCGTCAAAGGGAAGACCAAACCGGTCCGCGTCTACGAGGTCCTCGACCACCACAGCGAAGACACCTTCCCCAACGCCATGGAACTGATCAATCATTTTAAAGAGGGACGGACCCAATACCATAAGGGGAACTGGGACAAGGCGGTGAAATCCTTTGAGCAGTGCCTGACCATCAATCCTCGCGATGGGCTATCGCAAACCTATATCGAGCGCTGCCGACACCTGAAAAAGGACGCCCCGAAGGATTGGCGGGGCATTTGGGTGATGTCCTCGAAATAA